The Alnus glutinosa chromosome 7, dhAlnGlut1.1, whole genome shotgun sequence genome includes a region encoding these proteins:
- the LOC133872815 gene encoding serine/threonine-protein kinase D6PKL1-like translates to MGSFSGTCEIVEAGEEVNMGQHSRGTYDKDRKLPNLKLRYKDSLEDDINHLFEAINLKASTKGLGLSQQAGTSPLRKSSLKRPITVGAPHSPGIGNSEPVTLKQALRELCLSKASEMAAMKRLSKSTSSSGVSEAGRIKTLYHAVVVEASVSGPSLDKEKGSVVEISLVPEESKLNSSGKMPEHLKMPNMKSSSQSDHSSSQYAVTTSDNNTGNMPLQDETVSSPRKVGAHDPKVELLQKEKQTSAPSPSSSSTGGGGNILEMVENDPASTKLASKALVPKPMRKGRLQAVSSSSSIVGNRVGKLSRNTPRSVKPVVRNKSSVKKKLKQNSSSTASSSSAYNKVNNDLDRSTTQVVCERCQCTLKNASKEFKQVSVTSYSIGPSDEVSPSNGHSGVSKPGFTSNNCNKSRGIVMKMKKSTKSKEKGEFSQSSKSSQGEYSSSTSISDESNVSGSSCGNRPHMSKDVRWEAIRQVRMQHGVMGLRHFNLLKKLGCGDIGTVYLAELIGTNCLFAIKVMDIEFLARRKKMPRAQTEREILRMLDHPFLPTLYAQFTSDNLSCLVMEYCPGGDLHVLRQKQLGRSFPEPAARFYVAEVLLALEYLHMLGVVYRDLKPENILVREDGHIMLTDFDLSLRCTVSPTLLKSSSFNADPVKTSGPCTDSSCAQPFCIEPSCQVPCFSPRFLPAAARARKLKVDIASQVRSLPQLVAEPTDARSNSFVGTHEYLAPEIIKGEGHGAAVDWWTFGIFLYELLYGRTPFKGCNNEETLANVVLQSLKFPDSPLVSCQARDLIRGLLVKEPENRFGSEKGAAEIKQHPFFEGLNWALIRCTIPPELPDFCEFGFPSTASQETKSKFLECKATGEHLEFELF, encoded by the exons ATGGGTTCATTTTCTGGTACTTGTGAAATTGTTGAAGCAGGGGAAGAGGTGAATATGGGTCAACATTCTAGGGGAACTTATGACAAAGATCGGAAGCTTCCTAATCTAAAACTCAGATATAAGGATTCTCTGGAAGATGATATTAATCATCTTTTTGAGGCAATTAATCTTAAAGCTTCGACCAAGGGATTAGGTCTTTCACAGCAAGCAGGAACAAGCCCTTTAAGGAAAAGTTCCTTAAAAAGGCCAATCACAGTTGGTGCGCCCCATTCACCGGGAATTGGGAATTCAGAACCTGTGACTCTAAAGCAGGCATTAAGGGAGCTATGCCTTTCTAAGGCATCAGAAATGGCAGCTATGAAACGGTTATCAAAGTCGACTAGTTCTTCAGGAGTCTCAGAAGCCGGACGGATAAAAACATTGTACCATGCAGTTGTGGTTGAAGCTAGTGTATCTGGACCATCCTTAGATAAAGAGAAAGGAAGTGTGGTTGAAATATCACTTGTGCCAGAAGAAAGCAAATTGAATTCTTCTGGGAAGATGCCCGAGCATCTTAAAATGCCCAATATGAAGTCATCAAGCCAAAGTGATCATTCTTCTTCTCAATATGCTGTTACAACATCAGATAATAATACGGGGAACATGCCATTACAAGATGAGACTGTTTCTTCACCAAGGAAAGTCGGGGCTCATGACCCAAAGGTAGAGCTTTTGCAGAAAGAGAAGCAGACATCTGCAccttctccatcttcttctAGTACCGGTGGCGGTGGCAACATATTAGAGATGGTTGAAAACGATCCTGCTTCAACCAAGTTAGCAAGTAAAGCATTGGTACCAAAGCCCATGCGGAAAGGCAGGTTGCAGGCTGTATCTTCTTCTAGCTCAATCGTTGGCAATAGGGTGGGCAAGTTATCCAGGAATACTCCCCGCTCAGTTAAACCGGTGGTTAGGAACAAGAGTTCTGTTAAGAAGAAACTAAAGCAGAACTCAAGTTCCACTGCCAGCAGTTCTAGTGCATACAACAAAGTTAATAATGACTTGGATCGTAGTACAACCCAAGTGGTTTGTGAGAGATGTCAATGCACTTTGAAGAATGCAAGTAAAGAGTTCAAACAAGTTTCTGTTACATCCTACTCAATTGGTCCGAGTGATGAGGTAAGCCCAAGTAATGGGCACTCTGGAGTGAGCAAGCCAGGCTTCACTTCAAACAACTGTAATAAAAGCAGAGGCATTgttatgaaaatgaaaaagagcacaaaatcaaaagagaagGGGGAATTTTCTCAAAGTTCAAAAagtagccaaggtgagtataGTAGTAGTACAAGTATCAGCGATGAGAGCAATGTGAGTGGGTCTAGTTGTGGCAACAGACCTCACATGTCAAAGGACGTGAGATGGGAAGCCATCCGTCAAGTACGAATGCAACATGGAGTCATGGGGTTGAGACACTTCAATCTTCTAAAGAAGCTCGGTTGCGGTGACATTGGAACTGTATATCTTGCTGAGCTGATTGGTACGAATTGTCTATTTGCTATAAAGGTCATGGACATTGAGTTTTTGGCTAGAAGGAAGAAGATGCCTCGGGCTCAAACAGAGAGAGAAATATTGAGGATGCTGGATCATCCTTTTCTCCCTACACTGTATGCCCAATTCACATCAGATAATCTATCATGCTTAGTTATGGAGTATTGCCCAGGTGGAGATCTTCACGTCCTTCGGCAGAAGCAGCTTGGCAGGAGTTTTCCTGAACCAGCAGCGAG GTTTTATGTTGCTGAAGTCCTCCTTGCTTTGGAGTACTTGCACATGCTTGGAGTTGTGTATCGGGATTTGAAACCAGAGAACATTCTTGTTAGGGAAGATGGTCACATAATGCTCACGGACTTTGACCTTTCACTCAGATGTACTGTGAGTCCAACTCTTCTGAAATCATCTTCATTTAATGCGGATCCTGTAAAGACATCTGGTCCATGTACAGATTCTAGCTGTGCTCAGCCTTTTTGCATTGAACCATCCTGTCAAGTCCCATGTTTCAGCCCTAGGTTTTTACCTGCTGCTGCAAGAGCAAGGAAGTTAAAAGTTGACATTGCATCCCAGGTCCGATCATTGCCACAGCTTGTGGCTGAGCCCACCGATGCACGATCCAATTCCTTTGTTGGCACCCATGAATACTTGGCTCCTGAGATCATTAAAGGAGAGGGTCATGGAGCTGCAGTTGATTGGTGGACATTTGGTATCTTTCTTTACGAGCTTCTATATGGTAGAACACCCTTTAAAGGTTGTAACAATGAAGAGACCTTAGCCAATGTAGTGTTGCAGAGTCTCAAATTCCCTGACAGCCCACTTGTCAGCTGCCAGGCAAGAGATCTCATCAGAGGCCTGTTGGTAAAGGAGCCCGAGAACCGGTTCGGATCCGAGAAAGGGGCTGCTGAGATTAAGCAGCACCCATTCTTTGAAGGCCTGAATTGGGCATTGATACGTTGCACCATTCCACCAGAGCTACCTGATTTTTGTGAATTTGGATTTCCAAGCACGGCTTCCCAGGAAACAAAGAGCAAGTTTTTGGAGTGTAAAGCTACAGGAGAGCACCTGGAGTttgaattgttttaa
- the LOC133872967 gene encoding monodehydroascorbate reductase, seedling isozyme, with protein sequence MAEKSFKYVIVGGGVSAGYAAREFAKQGLKPGELAVISKEAVAPYERPALSKAYLFPESPARLPGFHVCVGSGGERLLPEWYKEKGIELILKTEIVKADLAAKILISAAGETFKYQILVIATGSSVIRLTDFGVQGADAKNIFYLREIDDADKLIEAFKAKKNGKAVIVGGGYIGLELGAVLEMNNFDVSMVYPEPWCMPRLFTSGIAAFYEGYYKNKGIKIIKGTVAVGFTSDSNGEVKEVKLKDGRVLEADIVVVGVGGRPLTTLFKGQVEEEKGGIKTDAFFKTSVTGVYAVGDVATFPLKLYNELRRVEHVDHARKSAEQAVKAIKASEEGKTIEEYDYLPYFYSRSFNLSWQFYGDNVGDSVLFGDNNPESPNPKFGSYWIKDGKVVGAFLESGSPEENKAIAKVARVQPPVENLDLLTKEGLSFAAKI encoded by the exons ATGGCAGAGAAGAGCTTCAAGTACGTGATCGTCGGTGGCGGTGTCTCAGCC GGATATGCAGCTAGGGAGTTTGCCAAACAGGGCCTTAAACCAGGCGAGCTGGCGGTCATTTCCAAGGAGGCG GTGGCTCCTTATGAACGCCCAGCACTAAGCAAGGCTTACCTTTTCCCCGAGT CTCCTGCTAGACTCCCAGGGTTCCATGTCTGTGTCGGAAGTGGAGGGGAGAGATTGCTTCCTGAGTGGTACAAAGAAAAAG GAATAGAGTTGATCCTAAAGACAGAAATAGTAAAAGCAGATCTCGCTGCCAAAATTCTGATAAGCGCTGCTGGAGAAACTTTCAAGTATCAGATTTTGGTTATTGCAACTGGTTCAAGT GTTATCAGGTTGACAGATTTTGGTGTGCAAGGAGCTGATGCCAAAAACATCTTCTACTTGAGAGAAATTGATGATGCCGATAAGCTAATAGAAGCTTTCAAAGCAAAGAAGAACGGGAAGGCTGTGATTGTTGGAGGAGGATACATTGGTCTTGAGCTTGGCGCAGTTTTGGAAATGAACAATTTTGATGTCAGCATGGTTTACCCTGAGCCATGGTGCA TGCCTCGGCTTTTCACTTCTGGTATAGCTGCTTTCTATGAGGGTTACTATAAAAATAAAGGAATCAAAATTATTAAGGGAACAGTTGCCGTTGGATTTACTTCTGATTCAAATGGAGAG GTAAAGGAAGTGAAACTTAAGGATGGCAGGGTGCTAGAAGCTGacattgttgttgttggtgttGGGGGAAGACCCCTTACAACATTATTCAAAGGTCAGGTTGAAGAGGAGAAAGGCGGCATTAAG ACTGATGCGTTCTTTAAAACAAGTGTTACTGGCGTATATGCTGTAGGCGATGTGGCTACTTTCCCTTTGAAATTGTACAATGAATTGAGAAGAGTTGAACATGTTGACCATGCACGCAAATCTGCTGAGCAGGCTGTGAAG GCCATTAAGGCAAGTGAGGAGGGGAAGACGATTGAGGAGTATGACTACCTTCCATACTTCTATTCACGCTCATTTAATCTGTCTTGGCAATTCTATGGCGACAATGTTGGTGACTCAGTGCTATTTGGAGACAACAATCCAGAATCACCAAATCCCAAGTTTGGATCGTACTGGATCAAAGATGGGAAGGTTGTTGGAGCTTTCCTAGAGAGTGGGAGTCCTGAGGAAAACAAGGCTATAGCCAAAGTTGCAAGGGTTCAACCTCCTGTTGAGAATCTTGATCTGCTCACAAAAGAGGGCCTCTCCTTTGCAGCTAAGATTTAA